GGGCAATTATCTTGATGAGAGAAATTACCTCAATTACTACATAAGAACGGTTATCGGTACTCCCTCTTCCTATAAATTTATAACATGAACTCATAAAAATTTCACGAACATATTTTGTGGTTGAATTTTTATGTTGAATACAAATGTCAATTACAACAAACACttaaaaaagttataatatAACTAGATCCCTCTGCATATACGGCAGCTTCAGATTAGCCAGGACCTCCTTCACTAGCTACACAAAAGCTTTATACAATTTCAGGTAAcaaattattcaactaaatcCCAATAGCATCCTCTCTTCCTGGAAGCGACTACAAGGTGCACAAAGAAAAGCAAATACTTTAAGATAGGAACACAACATGAAACATTACCCAGCCACGTGTAATTATTGGAAAATTAAGTGCAAACAGGGAAGACTAATCGCATGATCAGGTGGTCTTATCTTTTCCTCCCTTTGGGTTGGACTTGAACCAAGGTATCCACATAGAGGTGGTCTCCTGGTACACCCTGTAGGCTTCAGCTCTGTAATCTCTTTGCAGCATCCTTCTTTCCACAAGAATGGTGACATATGCCAAGCACATAGTATTGATCAGTGAACCCAGAAAGGTCCATCCATATCCAAGATTCCAAGCAAAGATGACCAGTCCCCACCACCACAGCTGCTCGCCGAAGTAGTTTGGATGGCGAGAGTAGCACCACAGGCCCTTGTCAAGATTCGGCACCACGGCCTTGCCAGCTTCCTTCAGCTTCTCGTTTCTCCTCACGAATTCGTGTAGCTGGGTGTCGGCAAAGTAGGCGACGAGTATGCCCGTAATGCAGACGATTACGGCTACGGAATCCCAGAAATTCCACGGTTTGTCAACTGAATGGATGAAGTAAAAGGGCAGACATACTCCCATCAGAAACACCTGCCAAAGAGAAACCAGACTGTTCTTTCAGGCAATTCATCGAACAGCTAGTGTGGGCCACTCAAGGAAACGCTGGATAATTACCTGCTGGGAGAGGTAGACGGAGAAGAAGGAAACCCACCACCAATTTTTTCCGTACTCTTGGCGCATGTCGGAAAATCTCCAGTCCTCCCTGGCGCCCCACTGCCACCGTTCTCGGCGGAAATAGTTGTGCGTGAGCCTGATGCTCCATAGCCAGGTTAAGAGTATCACAATCCTCGACCTCCAAGGGTGGTCAAAGTTGCCGGACGCCGGCAGAGGGTGCGTTGCGTAGTAATGTACAAGCATCACTGGTATGATGGTCCAGTAAACATCTATCAGCTGCAGCATCCATTGATTGATcaccggaaaaaaaaaaaaaaaaaaaacaaagaaatattgTTAATTGTGAAAAAAGGACGTTGAGAAAAGAAAACTACAAGCATTGAGAAATGAAGAACGGACCCAGTGGCTGGACTGGAGGAGACCAATAAGCCAGAAGAGGAGATTGAcgttgaggaagaagaggaggttgGCTAGAAGGAAAGGGTGCCGGTAGCTCCAAGCCCAGATAACATCATGGTGATGATCGGACTGATGGTAATGGCCAAGGAAGCAGAGATAGAAAAGCAGAGAAGGTAGAGGAGCCAACACCGCTATGCTCACGTTCTTCAAATTACTACGCCCCATGCTCACGCCCTCTACTCGCAGCCTCCGtcttattcatatatatatatagagagagagagagagagagttttgttTAGGAAATGAGCCTCAAAAGGACACCAAAATGTAAGCTGGCACTGCTACCCCATCATTTTCTCCATAACCCTTTTTGCCAACAAACGGGGAAGAAAGTGTTTTGATGGacttatcaaattaatatttggattttgtttggaattaaattcatcttttaaataaaataatttttataacttttacacTTGtggtaaatttaatatttttatttataaaattatcgaATAAGCAGTTACACTTtcagactcaaaatcaaagataattgAATTATAAAACTAATCATTTTACTGACTAATATTAAGTCCAAACTTGAGCGCAAAAGTAACTTACACAGTCAAATTTTGTCGTAAAAGAATTTTATGGGGTTAAGGTTTAAACTTAACATTATTAACAGTGATAATTATTactcaaaattcttatttatttataattgaattctttaatttgatcgtgattataattttgattataattttgaatttgactgtagttatgatattattaaattcaattttatgtgagatttatccCATCTGAAAGAATATTCTCATGCGTCATCTCTCTGATCAGAATATGATTTTATGTGttcatctataaataattttagatatataaatagGTACTAAAGTCACATAAAATAAGACAAAGTGTGTGTGTCAATATCACTTTTATACTACTAATATTTGGTTAgcgatattttattttttttgtccataatttttttcgatttgaatttttcaccTTAAATTATGTGTTATGTGTGATTGATTGGTTTAATTGTGATTTGTATTTGATCTAATTCCATAACATTAACAATGAAAATATAAAGACTCTTGGATGGCGCTTAAATGATATGTTTGTAAGGGTGGCATGGCCTCCAGTCTCAAATTTAAAAGTTGGGAGGCCAATTTAGTCTCAAACCGAAGTTGGAGGGCTAATTTGTCAATTTACCCAATATTTAGATATAAACAGAGACTTGATTTAAGTAGAATAACACAACATTTTGCCTTCtaatttcaacatatatattctAATCTTTCAACTCATCTAAAAAAACTCTTAAGAATCGTTTAATGCATCGATGGACTCCCTAaatcataaattcataaatcgTATGTTTAAGACTCTTGAGACCTCAATCCAGCCCAAAACGTGGAACAATGGAACCATCACATTGAACGATTATAAATTGATACTTATAATTGTTCTTCATTCATGGGAAGATTTAAGACATTATAAAGTTACTAATTGGGTTTAACCTTGCCTTAGAGGTTCATTCATTCTTATCTCGAAGGTTGGACTTAAGTTCAAATACATTGCTTTTTACACAATGGGATTGATTCACCACAGTTCAACTCATCTCATTAGATCATCAACTTTCTTGACCTTTTAGCACTAAGTATGTATCAGCCCTCATACATGATTTTACGACTTTGCGAAAacttgtatttttgataaatacaCTGCTGATTGATCTATCTTTATTTGTAGAGCCCGATTCCAAAGAATTTAGGGTTGAGAGTAGGACTATcgacatattatttttatttatttttctaatcatGATGGTGTTGGTGGGTTTTATGATTGCCAGTGCAACAACACTAGGAacccttcttttctcttctagGACTCAATTAAGACTCAATCTCCCTACTACCTGTTAACGTTGGAGAGAATAAAGGAGTGATGACTAGCTAGGGGGCCAAATACAACTAGTAATCACCTGGAATGGCAACTTGATTGACAAGTGAAATGGATCatcctaattaattattagttagCTTCAACTTGCAACCATGCACGCCCCCTCATATAGAGAGTCAAAGAGGGAGGCACGCCCTCTTTCTAATAATTGTACAAATCACTTTATCTTAATAGTCGGATTAGACTAACTAATTCAACCATTGAATAGGGAATTGGCTAcaaatttatctcaaaaaaatggttgatttttttttaaatgaatcaTGGTTGAACTAATGAACTAACAAAAAGATTTTGggttttgaatttcatttttaaatattaaaaaatataataataataataataataataataataataataaaaatttaaagtactTGAAATGAGTTTACGTCTACTATTTGAATACCATTTATCATTTCGATAATATATaagattttcaatttaaatatttaatcatgagttttattttactttcatcGTAAATTTGTGTTGACATTattgcaaaaatattttgaattatagGATCATTAATGTTACTTAATATACTTTTAAATCTATTAATCCTTATGcaataaattttaactttaagaatttttatatCATCCTCTTAAtcaatgtatatttattttattttataaaaatacatgtTGGTTCGAGCCTGAACCGTAAACCTCTTCTCTTCCAATTCGATACCCCAATctcattttcaagactatagcAAAACGTAAACTAATTAGAAGatacatttttcattaaattccTAATTATAAAGAAATACACTTATGGGCTTAActtatggaaaatattttttaataattgaaatctctaattaaaaaataaaaatttaaatttctaagTTTTAACTTTAATGCCATGTTTTGTAGAGATGCTTTTTAAGTTATCCATAGATGGAAGACACTCATTGTAAAGCAATGGAGCCGaaagatgaaagaaataaaGCTTTCTTGCGGGCACAAGATTCTTGGGGCAATGATAGTTGTGAGCGAGAGAGACTCACATACAAATTCAAACACCTTTATCTCCAACTTCAGTACTCTCTACTAatttctttgtgtttttttaaataatatttagtatttaatatttaaaaatataatatttatttagatcaaatacaaattattaCATCATTTATCATCTTATTAAATTTGTAAATCGAGTAAATTATCGAAACCAAATCATACAGTAAAAGGATACTAATTGAGAAATTCGGTAGATTATTATTgttaaagtataataataaatttatagttgtgaGAAAGTGTTAGTTAGGGATGTAAGAAtcctccgatacttaagttagtctcAATTGAAAAGCAGAGAAGTATTCAAATAGTTTTTGTTGAAGTTCTCCTCAATTGGTGAGATAACTccttatttgtaaaaattaagacTAATAGGTGAAAAAGCATTcgtattttctaaaattatttattttttatcttcaagtaaaaattttgaagatGAGTTGACGAATTTCTAACAAGTCATAATTCGAAAAATCTCGTAGAGactttatttttgagatttgtaAGAGACTCTgaataatttttgagattttttctttttgggccTATTTTATCTTTGGGATTACATTGTTGGGTCCTAATAATTAGCAAACTCAAATATGGCATtaaattatgattaattttaGCAAATATGAaacattaattactaaaaataatataataagacTAAATTTGTcgataataataatgtaataaaataaaagcatgcATTGTGATAGGTAATTATGAAAAGAAGCAGCCATGCGTGGTGCAATGATGATTGATGCTTATGGTGATGCAGCTAATCATAATCATAATGCCTTGATCCAATGATTACCAAAGAATGCAATGAGAATTCAACTCACTggtccctctctctctctctctctctcgcctcccAAACCAACCGTAATTCAAAACTACCCACGAAATCATGCACCCCTTAGCTTGCTGTTATTCCACTGTCAAATGGAATGCTGTAATTACAACTAAGtttttgctaaataatttttataaattaatgtaatattatatatatagataaatttaataatattttatttaaagttaataataatttataaaaaatattattaattttaagtaaaattattataaatttatgtatatagcgctaagagaattttttgacaaattaatAGGATTGCTTGGACAAAAAATCAATCATATATTCGTATTCATATAGGTTTGGttaatcaaatatgaaaattattttctaatataatatattttatagtgAAGGAGAGGAAGCTTAACTATACGAAAAAGTAAGTAAATGTTGCTTAATtcttaattgttatttttcaaataaaaatttatttactaaACTTGAaataatattctaatatttaCGCATTCTCCCTTTGTTGAGATCATCATAAAAACTCACCTCGACCCCTTCGTTGTCCATTACAAGAAAAAGGGTTTCTAGCGATGGGCAGATTCATCGTTAAAAATTGAATTCTGGTATTCATATTAATAGACTTTTAATGATAAgaaattcttattattttcaCAGGATTATTTACTTCATTGTTAAGTGCTTCAAcaatataaaacataaatagTTGTTGATCATAATAAGGACTAGGTGCTAAATTTGATCGATGTTG
The Diospyros lotus cultivar Yz01 chromosome 12, ASM1463336v1, whole genome shotgun sequence DNA segment above includes these coding regions:
- the LOC127786939 gene encoding uncharacterized protein C594.04c, with amino-acid sequence MGRSNLKNVSIAVLAPLPSLLFYLCFLGHYHQSDHHHDVIWAWSYRHPFLLANLLFFLNVNLLFWLIGLLQSSHWLIDVYWTIIPVMLVHYYATHPLPASGNFDHPWRSRIVILLTWLWSIRLTHNYFRRERWQWGAREDWRFSDMRQEYGKNWWWVSFFSVYLSQQVFLMGVCLPFYFIHSVDKPWNFWDSVAVIVCITGILVAYFADTQLHEFVRRNEKLKEAGKAVVPNLDKGLWCYSRHPNYFGEQLWWWGLVIFAWNLGYGWTFLGSLINTMCLAYVTILVERRMLQRDYRAEAYRVYQETTSMWIPWFKSNPKGGKDKTT